In Pleurocapsa sp. PCC 7319, the following are encoded in one genomic region:
- the nrtS gene encoding nitrate/nitrite transporter NrtS has product MNGFVQALFDSRFAPTAFRVSLIVGSILFTINHGSALAKAEMTRTRWLSGLITYLVPYSVNIHGQYTSRSRSSLKG; this is encoded by the coding sequence ATGAACGGATTTGTACAAGCGTTATTCGACTCTAGATTTGCTCCCACAGCTTTCAGAGTTTCTCTGATCGTGGGATCAATTCTTTTTACTATTAATCACGGATCGGCATTGGCAAAAGCAGAAATGACTCGAACTCGATGGTTATCGGGATTGATTACCTACCTAGTTCCTTATAGCGTTAATATTCATGGTCAATACACCAGTCGTTCTCGCAGTTCGCTTAAAGGCTAA
- a CDS encoding M20 family metallopeptidase, with amino-acid sequence MVFTVSQAQSVDLSQIRPEIRNLQSNLVEWRRKLHQKPELGFQEKITAEFIRQKLQEWHIDHQTGIAKTGIVATIISNSPGKVLAIRADMDALPIQEANEVPYRSQHDGKMHACGHDGHTAIALGTAYYLAQHKDDWQGTVKIIFQPAEEGPGGAKPMIEAGVLHNPDVDAIIGLHLWNNLPLGTVGVRSGALMAAVECFRCQILGKGGHGAMPDQTVDSIIVASQIVNALQTIVSRNVKPLDAAVVTVGEFHAGTALNVIADTAEMSGTIRYFNPDLENLIRERLEAIIAGICQMHGANYELNHWQLYPPTINDSAIAELVHSVATEVVETPIGVVPECQTMGGEDMSFFLQQVPGCYFFLGSANPDKGLAYPHHHPRFDFDETALGMGVEMFIRCVEKFLNNA; translated from the coding sequence ATGGTTTTCACTGTTTCTCAGGCTCAGTCAGTTGATTTAAGCCAAATTCGCCCTGAAATACGTAACTTACAATCGAACTTAGTTGAGTGGCGACGTAAGCTGCATCAAAAACCAGAATTAGGCTTTCAAGAGAAAATCACAGCGGAATTTATTCGGCAAAAACTACAGGAGTGGCATATTGACCACCAAACTGGAATTGCTAAAACAGGTATTGTCGCTACCATTATCAGCAACTCTCCAGGAAAGGTACTAGCAATTCGAGCCGACATGGATGCTTTGCCAATTCAGGAAGCTAACGAAGTACCCTATCGATCGCAGCACGACGGTAAAATGCACGCTTGCGGACACGATGGTCATACAGCGATCGCTCTTGGTACAGCTTATTATCTTGCTCAACATAAAGATGATTGGCAAGGCACTGTAAAAATTATTTTCCAACCCGCTGAGGAAGGTCCTGGGGGAGCGAAACCTATGATTGAAGCGGGGGTATTACATAATCCTGATGTGGATGCCATTATCGGGCTACATCTTTGGAATAATTTGCCATTGGGAACTGTAGGAGTTCGTAGTGGAGCATTGATGGCAGCAGTAGAATGTTTTCGTTGTCAGATTTTAGGCAAAGGTGGTCATGGGGCAATGCCCGATCAGACTGTTGATTCTATTATCGTCGCTAGCCAGATCGTTAATGCCTTGCAGACTATTGTTTCTCGTAATGTTAAACCTTTGGATGCTGCTGTCGTCACAGTAGGCGAGTTTCATGCTGGTACAGCTTTAAATGTTATTGCTGATACCGCTGAAATGAGTGGCACAATTCGTTATTTTAATCCTGACCTAGAAAATTTAATTAGAGAAAGACTTGAAGCTATTATTGCTGGTATTTGCCAGATGCACGGTGCCAACTATGAACTTAACCATTGGCAACTCTATCCACCCACAATTAATGATAGTGCGATCGCCGAATTAGTTCATTCTGTAGCAACCGAAGTAGTGGAAACCCCGATCGGGGTCGTGCCAGAGTGTCAAACCATGGGTGGGGAAGATATGTCTTTCTTCTTACAGCAAGTACCAGGTTGTTATTTTTTCTTGGGTTCGGCTAATCCAGATAAAGGTTTAGCCTATCCTCATCATCATCCTCGTTTTGACTTTGACGAAACTGCTTTGGGTATGGGAGTGGAAATGTTTATCCGTTGTGTGGAAAAGTTTTTGAATAACGCTTGA
- a CDS encoding alpha/beta fold hydrolase, which produces MTSAIAIDKTSKTWHWRGHKITYQQAGETGAAVVLVHGFGASWGHWRKNLPVLGESYRCYAIDLIGFGGSAKPEPNSEIEYTFETWGAQLADFCREVVGGSAFLVGNSIGCIVVMQTAVDYPELALGVAAINCSIRLLHDRKRVTLPWYRNYGSLVMQQVLGNKQIGSFFFKQIAKPKVVRNILLQAYRRPEAVTDELIDILMGPAMDKGAADVFLAFTRYSQGPLPEDLLPRLTCPTVLLWGTEDPWEPAAMGRELGEIPTVDEFIPLEGLGHCPQDEAPEIVNPILLNWIQQLDKSTKC; this is translated from the coding sequence ATGACATCGGCGATCGCAATTGATAAAACTTCTAAAACTTGGCACTGGCGAGGTCACAAAATTACCTATCAACAAGCTGGAGAAACTGGTGCAGCAGTGGTATTGGTACATGGTTTTGGGGCATCGTGGGGACATTGGCGCAAAAATCTGCCTGTATTGGGTGAATCTTATCGTTGTTATGCGATCGATCTCATTGGCTTTGGTGGTTCGGCTAAACCAGAGCCAAATTCAGAAATTGAATATACTTTTGAAACCTGGGGAGCACAATTAGCAGATTTTTGTCGTGAAGTAGTAGGTGGTTCTGCTTTTTTAGTTGGTAATTCTATTGGCTGTATTGTGGTGATGCAAACCGCTGTAGATTATCCTGAGTTGGCTTTAGGAGTAGCAGCAATCAACTGCTCCATCAGACTATTGCACGATCGCAAGCGAGTTACATTACCCTGGTATCGTAATTATGGCTCGCTAGTAATGCAGCAGGTATTAGGTAATAAGCAAATTGGAAGTTTCTTTTTTAAGCAAATTGCCAAACCCAAAGTAGTTCGCAACATATTATTGCAGGCTTACCGTCGTCCCGAAGCAGTCACCGACGAACTAATTGATATTTTGATGGGACCAGCGATGGACAAGGGAGCTGCCGATGTATTCCTGGCATTTACCCGTTACTCCCAAGGACCTTTACCAGAAGATTTGCTTCCTCGTCTGACCTGTCCGACAGTTTTGTTATGGGGTACAGAAGACCCTTGGGAACCCGCGGCAATGGGTAGAGAGCTAGGAGAGATACCTACTGTTGATGAATTTATTCCCCTAGAGGGTCTAGGTCATTGTCCCCAAGACGAAGCTCCAGAAATCGTTAACCCTATATTATTAAACTGGATTCAACAGCTTGATAAATCAACAAAGTGCTAG
- a CDS encoding MAPEG family protein: protein MVIYSAWLAAYLIVLQQVLMLTVGMHRTKKKQGMGVQDDITLERLVRRHGNLAENAGIFIASVALLEINTGSTRLVLSLCLIFAIARTLHMIGFSSPYGAYRIDDTVGSKIFFLIARAMGATISALSGIACGFAIAITLA from the coding sequence ATGGTTATCTATTCAGCATGGCTGGCAGCCTATCTAATTGTTTTGCAACAAGTGCTTATGCTCACAGTAGGGATGCACCGAACGAAGAAGAAACAAGGTATGGGAGTTCAAGACGATATCACGCTTGAAAGGTTAGTGCGTCGGCACGGCAATCTAGCAGAAAATGCAGGTATTTTTATCGCCTCTGTTGCCTTGTTGGAAATAAACACAGGGTCAACTCGACTCGTTCTGAGTCTTTGTCTCATATTTGCTATTGCTAGAACGCTTCATATGATTGGATTTTCATCTCCCTATGGAGCCTATCGCATTGATGATACTGTGGGTTCAAAAATATTTTTCTTAATTGCCCGAGCAATGGGAGCTACTATCTCGGCATTATCTGGGATTGCTTGTGGTTTTGCGATCGCAATCACCCTTGCCTAG
- a CDS encoding LysR family transcriptional regulator has translation MNWSDLKILLVFAREGTLQKAAQKLGMDISTVSRRIRNLENDLGSKVVENVGGRLVFTTYGEQAVQTAEAMAAESNHLQRLIKGEESLLSGVLRVALLDALVFFHQDLLQSFSVQYPHITLELVSGTSRVHSLTRREADVAIRVSKQPDDTLVGMRALHIEYAIYAHQSVAERPPTLWADLPWIGWDPALNARKIDAWMEKHVPLEQIRFRVDSAIAQFTLVEAGCGACILPVVYADLNDQLVRLSEILDGFDTNIWLLTHRDLKRNGRVQAFFEHFYKGLEPLRNNGRKHLES, from the coding sequence TTGAACTGGTCTGATCTAAAAATTTTGCTGGTGTTTGCTCGGGAAGGGACACTCCAAAAAGCGGCACAAAAGCTAGGAATGGATATCAGCACAGTGTCTCGTAGGATCCGGAACTTGGAAAATGATCTGGGTTCAAAAGTTGTTGAAAATGTAGGTGGTCGCTTGGTTTTCACCACCTATGGCGAACAAGCGGTGCAAACTGCGGAAGCCATGGCTGCGGAGTCCAACCATCTACAGCGTTTAATCAAAGGTGAAGAGAGTTTGCTGTCTGGAGTGTTGAGAGTGGCGCTCCTCGATGCCTTGGTGTTTTTTCATCAAGATCTTTTGCAGTCGTTCTCAGTTCAATATCCACATATCACCTTGGAATTGGTCTCCGGAACATCGCGTGTCCATAGTCTGACCCGCCGGGAAGCAGATGTCGCTATTCGAGTTTCTAAACAACCAGATGACACGCTGGTGGGGATGCGGGCACTCCACATTGAATATGCAATTTATGCCCATCAATCTGTTGCAGAAAGGCCACCCACTCTCTGGGCAGATCTTCCGTGGATTGGCTGGGATCCAGCATTAAATGCTAGGAAGATCGATGCTTGGATGGAAAAACACGTCCCACTTGAGCAAATTCGTTTTCGAGTGGACAGTGCGATCGCTCAATTCACCCTTGTCGAAGCCGGATGCGGTGCCTGTATATTGCCTGTTGTATATGCCGACTTAAACGATCAACTAGTGCGTTTGAGTGAAATTCTGGATGGATTTGACACTAATATATGGTTACTGACTCACCGTGATCTTAAACGGAATGGACGAGTTCAGGCTTTTTTCGAGCACTTCTATAAGGGGTTAGAGCCGTTGCGAAACAATGGGCGTAAACATTTGGAGAGCTAA
- a CDS encoding cell wall metabolism sensor histidine kinase WalK, with protein MKLANVAEKLATEKQQFTIVSSKSNHNRAKIAAKLNKVHNILDTTSIKVRLTVVIAAVAAIGLGGLAAGTSIRMQHILISTHKENMKYIADRFPMDVEIYSEMIPLKEGARRAIDSLSTENKLIWIKNSAGEITAKSQALNKEEIGSILLTVKDVPLIPQVQDLKGSYWLMCATPLRVRNANLGQLYLAHNITEDQMMFLNLIRSLSIATVIAIIVMTTMIALYIHHSMQPLKKISQLTATISADKLDQAHIHLDQAPSEVKELAETFDKMLIRLAEAWEHQRELLSNVSHELRTPLTIISGYIQSILRRGTNLSEMQKEALTTAASEADRTVQLLQDLLDLARVDSGRMKFQQEKIILNDLIQEVVGMAKQYSDRTITWKSASSFITIKADSHRLKQVLLNLIDNAVKYSETRTPIKLKLEQRKNFAIIQVCDRGVGISLQQQGRIFERFFRVDESRNRAGGTGLGLSIVKTLVEGMGGNISVTSQLNEGSTFTIVFPLV; from the coding sequence ATGAAGCTTGCTAACGTAGCCGAAAAATTAGCTACTGAAAAGCAACAATTTACAATTGTTAGCTCAAAATCCAATCATAATAGAGCAAAGATAGCAGCTAAACTCAATAAAGTGCACAACATATTAGATACTACTTCCATCAAAGTTAGGTTAACTGTCGTTATTGCTGCGGTAGCGGCAATTGGATTAGGTGGTTTGGCTGCTGGAACAAGTATTAGGATGCAACATATTCTCATTTCTACCCACAAAGAGAATATGAAATACATTGCAGATCGTTTTCCCATGGATGTAGAAATTTATAGCGAAATGATTCCTTTAAAGGAAGGCGCACGAAGAGCAATAGATAGTCTTTCTACTGAAAATAAACTAATCTGGATTAAAAATTCGGCGGGAGAAATTACCGCCAAATCTCAAGCTTTAAATAAAGAAGAAATTGGCAGTATTCTTTTGACTGTCAAAGATGTTCCTCTGATTCCCCAAGTTCAAGATTTAAAAGGTAGCTACTGGTTGATGTGTGCTACTCCGCTACGAGTAAGAAATGCTAATTTAGGTCAACTATACCTGGCTCATAACATAACTGAAGACCAGATGATGTTTTTAAATTTGATTCGTAGTTTGAGTATTGCTACGGTAATAGCTATTATCGTTATGACCACTATGATTGCATTATATATTCATCATTCAATGCAACCCCTTAAAAAAATTAGTCAGCTCACCGCAACAATTTCGGCTGATAAATTAGACCAAGCTCATATTCATTTAGACCAAGCTCCTAGTGAAGTTAAAGAATTAGCAGAAACCTTTGACAAAATGTTAATTAGGCTGGCAGAAGCTTGGGAGCATCAAAGAGAACTACTGAGTAATGTTTCCCATGAATTGCGTACTCCTTTGACTATTATTTCTGGTTATATTCAAAGTATTTTGCGACGGGGAACTAATCTATCGGAAATGCAAAAAGAAGCTTTGACTACTGCAGCTTCGGAAGCCGATCGCACTGTGCAGCTACTACAGGATTTATTAGATTTGGCACGGGTTGATAGCGGTAGAATGAAGTTCCAACAGGAAAAAATCATCCTCAATGATTTGATTCAAGAAGTAGTAGGTATGGCAAAACAGTACAGCGATCGCACTATTACTTGGAAATCAGCTTCCAGTTTTATTACAATTAAAGCTGACTCACATCGCCTAAAACAAGTATTATTAAATTTGATCGATAATGCTGTTAAGTATTCTGAGACAAGAACGCCTATTAAGCTAAAATTAGAACAACGAAAAAATTTTGCCATTATTCAAGTTTGCGATCGAGGAGTAGGAATTTCTTTACAGCAACAAGGACGTATTTTTGAACGCTTTTTTCGTGTTGATGAATCTCGTAACCGTGCTGGGGGGACAGGGTTAGGATTATCAATTGTTAAAACTTTAGTTGAAGGAATGGGTGGTAATATTTCAGTAACTTCTCAACTAAATGAAGGTAGTACTTTTACGATTGTTTTTCCTTTAGTTTGA
- a CDS encoding TldD/PmbA family protein translates to MVQAPPQLITQELATLAVDLIRQAGCEYGDIRLCHYRQQRLSASDRSLSRLADNVSSGFGVRVLLDGAWGFVASHRLTPEEITRIVTLAIETAKGSRLTQQEPVKLVPVEAYQDKYVTPIEIDPFTVPIQEKAELLLNINEQFLAYGEQGIKKASSFLSFTQEDKLFASTVGSVIEQTIYRSYTGMSCTAIANGDAKSRNYERPPLNIGYEHINTADLLGNIDRVAQEAIEKVHAPELDTEGNKTLILKPTNLFLTIHESVGHPTELDRVYGYEANFAGTSFATTDQLHQLQYAAPWINFVADRTQSHGRSTMAYDDEGVPAQKWYVVKDGMLNDYLTDRETAYRLGRGSSNGSAYADSWSSTPMVRIPNLGLEPGKAEDDHTATLAEMIADTEDGILIDGIGSYSIDQQRRNFQFGGDAFWKIKNGKITGMLKNVTYHSMTTDFWNSVDALGGESELVQCGTNMCGKGEPMQVAQMTHACVPVRVRDIHVGRAS, encoded by the coding sequence ATGGTACAAGCTCCTCCGCAACTAATAACACAAGAATTGGCTACTCTGGCAGTAGACTTAATTAGACAGGCTGGGTGTGAATATGGCGATATTCGCCTCTGCCACTACCGCCAACAAAGATTATCTGCCAGCGATCGCTCTTTGAGTCGACTTGCAGATAATGTCAGTTCTGGTTTTGGAGTCCGAGTATTACTCGATGGCGCTTGGGGATTTGTCGCTTCCCACCGCCTTACCCCAGAAGAAATTACCAGAATTGTCACTCTGGCAATAGAAACTGCTAAAGGTAGTCGTTTGACACAACAGGAGCCAGTCAAACTAGTTCCGGTAGAAGCATACCAAGATAAGTATGTTACTCCGATTGAGATCGATCCCTTTACAGTTCCAATTCAAGAAAAAGCCGAATTATTATTAAATATCAACGAGCAATTTCTCGCTTATGGTGAGCAAGGTATCAAAAAAGCCTCTTCGTTTCTGAGTTTCACCCAAGAAGATAAACTATTTGCTTCTACTGTCGGCTCTGTAATCGAGCAAACCATTTATCGCAGTTATACTGGTATGAGTTGTACAGCGATCGCCAATGGCGATGCTAAAAGCAGAAATTATGAACGTCCACCTCTCAATATTGGTTATGAACATATCAATACTGCCGATTTGTTGGGGAATATCGATCGCGTTGCTCAGGAAGCGATCGAGAAAGTCCATGCCCCAGAATTAGATACAGAGGGAAATAAAACTTTGATTCTCAAACCGACCAATCTTTTCCTGACTATCCATGAATCAGTAGGACATCCCACAGAATTAGATCGAGTCTACGGTTACGAAGCTAACTTTGCAGGAACAAGTTTTGCCACTACCGATCAACTCCATCAACTCCAATATGCTGCTCCTTGGATCAACTTTGTCGCCGACCGCACCCAATCCCATGGTCGGAGTACGATGGCTTATGATGACGAGGGTGTCCCAGCACAAAAATGGTACGTGGTTAAGGATGGTATGCTCAACGACTATTTGACAGATCGAGAAACTGCTTATCGCTTAGGGCGTGGAAGTAGTAATGGCAGTGCTTATGCCGACAGTTGGTCAAGTACACCGATGGTGCGTATCCCTAACTTGGGTTTAGAACCTGGTAAAGCAGAAGATGACCATACAGCAACCTTAGCAGAAATGATCGCTGATACTGAAGATGGAATTTTAATTGACGGTATTGGCAGTTATTCTATCGACCAACAACGACGTAACTTTCAATTTGGGGGTGATGCTTTCTGGAAAATCAAAAATGGCAAGATCACAGGGATGCTCAAAAACGTCACCTATCACAGCATGACCACCGACTTTTGGAATAGTGTAGATGCTCTGGGTGGAGAGTCTGAATTAGTCCAATGCGGCACAAATATGTGTGGCAAAGGTGAACCGATGCAAGTTGCTCAGATGACTCATGCTTGTGTACCAGTGCGTGTCAGAGATATTCATGTAGGTAGAGCCTCGTGA
- a CDS encoding peptidoglycan DD-metalloendopeptidase family protein, translated as MSRMPENQALSLSQQNLKINTSSSQAQLKTSTTLKTSCHSSIMLRLTIALATTAMYLPLSSQSAWATGLKLRPTSDAIELQNLIFPSKISPSSGIREDKSTALLPPISNLIATFKTKLVNLSLVSQEKNQPKFSFSSDKIDSSLESKLISAYPNRQKIASTKNFPTEGINSKSPSFFSASATSVPKTTPRLYTVKSGDTVSKIAQIHRVSRGELIKLNNIKNSHIIFVNQQLKIPTQIADSSLTSFSLEQPEKVFTSVDFTDNTDSNLSPLPSKFLANRSNSNADSKSWKHSKADQPLQSSNKSSNHYVTKLRAEIDQLRSQYRDQTRRGQANQEVNSSSLSRSAKNGEDTPFVPKTYNQNTSAPKISAAPVKTSKQSLESDSLGEEIASLQLPPLDASENYLPSTFDGYTWPAQGVLTSGYGYRWGRLHGGIDIAAPIGTPVIAAASGEVITAEWHSGGYGNLVKIRHLDDSVTLYAHNNRILVNLGQRVNKGEQIAEIGNTGYSTGPHLHFEIHPKDSGAVNPLALLSSQ; from the coding sequence ATGAGTCGTATGCCCGAAAATCAAGCTTTATCTCTCTCTCAGCAAAATTTGAAGATCAATACTTCATCGAGCCAGGCTCAATTAAAGACATCAACTACTCTCAAAACTTCCTGCCATTCCAGCATAATGTTACGCTTGACTATTGCTTTGGCTACGACGGCAATGTATTTACCTCTTTCTAGTCAGTCAGCTTGGGCTACAGGTTTAAAATTGCGCCCCACAAGCGATGCAATTGAACTTCAAAATCTAATTTTTCCCTCAAAAATATCACCAAGCTCTGGGATTCGAGAAGATAAATCGACTGCATTATTACCTCCCATCTCCAATTTGATAGCTACTTTCAAAACTAAGCTGGTCAATTTATCTTTAGTTTCCCAAGAAAAAAATCAACCAAAATTTTCTTTCTCGTCTGACAAAATAGATAGTAGTTTAGAGTCTAAGCTTATATCTGCCTACCCTAACCGTCAGAAAATTGCCTCGACTAAAAACTTTCCAACTGAAGGCATAAATAGTAAATCCCCAAGTTTCTTTTCTGCTTCGGCAACATCAGTTCCCAAGACAACTCCAAGGCTCTACACAGTGAAATCAGGAGACACCGTTTCTAAAATCGCTCAAATACATCGAGTATCTCGTGGGGAGTTGATTAAACTGAATAATATAAAAAACTCCCATATTATTTTTGTTAATCAGCAACTTAAGATTCCAACGCAAATAGCAGATAGTTCACTCACATCCTTTTCCTTAGAGCAACCAGAAAAAGTATTTACCTCTGTTGACTTTACAGACAATACTGATTCTAACTTGTCACCTCTCCCATCTAAGTTTTTAGCCAATCGCTCAAATTCTAATGCTGACTCAAAATCATGGAAGCACTCTAAAGCTGATCAACCCTTACAATCCTCTAATAAATCTAGTAATCATTACGTTACAAAATTGAGAGCAGAAATCGATCAGCTCCGTTCACAATACCGAGATCAAACTAGACGAGGGCAAGCCAACCAGGAAGTAAACTCAAGTTCACTGAGTAGATCTGCTAAGAATGGTGAGGATACTCCTTTTGTGCCAAAAACTTACAATCAAAATACCTCTGCTCCAAAAATCAGCGCTGCTCCCGTGAAGACTTCTAAACAAAGTTTGGAGTCAGATTCATTAGGAGAAGAGATCGCTTCTCTGCAACTACCTCCTTTGGATGCTTCAGAAAATTATTTACCCAGTACTTTTGATGGCTATACTTGGCCTGCGCAAGGAGTCTTAACTTCTGGTTATGGCTACCGTTGGGGTCGGTTACATGGAGGAATCGATATTGCTGCTCCAATTGGTACGCCAGTAATAGCAGCGGCATCAGGGGAAGTTATTACTGCTGAATGGCATAGTGGTGGTTATGGCAATCTAGTCAAAATTAGACATTTAGATGATAGTGTGACTCTGTATGCCCACAATAATAGAATTTTGGTTAATCTTGGTCAAAGAGTAAATAAAGGAGAGCAGATTGCTGAGATCGGCAATACGGGGTATAGTACTGGTCCTCATTTACATTTTGAGATTCATCCCAAGGATTCAGGAGCGGTAAATCCCCTGGCATTATTAAGTAGTCAATAA
- a CDS encoding carbohydrate ABC transporter permease, with protein sequence MKQRSPIVKATSLTLFSSNFSVAQLLTLTVLILGAIVILFPLIVVLRSSFTSPDSSFTLANYQAAWHRGNFWIAFANSTLVALGVTGLQIITSALAGYALARFKFRGKQGILLLILATLVIPFQLLVIPTFIILKWAHLINSYWALILPTAANGFGIFLMRQYFASIPFELEEAATLDGANRWQVLTRIMLPLSRPALITLFLFTFIGEWNDLFKPLVFTTRPELRTVQLALSEFQEQFTNDWSLLMAAVVISTIPVLILFLIGQKQFIQGIGSTGIKN encoded by the coding sequence ATGAAACAGCGATCGCCTATCGTCAAAGCAACTTCGTTGACACTATTCTCATCCAACTTTTCTGTTGCTCAATTACTGACTTTGACTGTCTTAATCCTGGGGGCGATAGTTATTTTATTTCCTTTAATAGTCGTCTTGAGAAGTTCCTTCACTTCACCTGATAGTTCTTTTACCCTGGCTAATTATCAAGCAGCTTGGCACCGAGGTAATTTCTGGATAGCATTTGCCAATTCCACCTTAGTGGCATTAGGAGTTACTGGATTACAAATAATTACTTCTGCTCTGGCAGGATATGCTTTAGCTAGATTCAAATTTCGCGGTAAACAAGGAATACTGTTACTAATTTTAGCGACTTTAGTTATTCCTTTTCAGCTCTTAGTTATTCCTACTTTTATTATTTTAAAATGGGCGCACCTCATTAATAGTTATTGGGCATTAATCTTACCCACTGCCGCCAATGGTTTTGGCATTTTTTTAATGCGTCAGTATTTTGCTAGCATACCCTTTGAACTAGAAGAAGCAGCAACTCTTGATGGTGCCAATCGTTGGCAAGTTTTAACCCGGATCATGTTGCCTTTATCTCGTCCGGCATTAATTACTTTATTTCTCTTCACTTTTATTGGGGAGTGGAATGATTTATTTAAACCTTTGGTCTTTACTACCCGACCAGAATTAAGGACAGTGCAATTAGCTTTATCAGAGTTTCAGGAGCAGTTTACCAATGATTGGTCACTATTAATGGCAGCAGTGGTAATATCTACCATACCAGTGTTGATTTTATTTTTGATTGGTCAGAAACAGTTTATTCAAGGTATTGGTTCAACGGGAATTAAAAATTAA